One Mustela nigripes isolate SB6536 chromosome 5, MUSNIG.SB6536, whole genome shotgun sequence DNA segment encodes these proteins:
- the LOC132018577 gene encoding ATP synthase subunit epsilon, mitochondrial-like — MDPKVGYWRQAGLSYIQYSQICAKAVRDALKVEFKANAEKTSDSTAKIVKLKKE, encoded by the coding sequence GTGGGGTACTGGCGACAGGCTGGCCTCAGCTACATCCAGTACTCCCAGATCTGTGCAAAAGCAGTGAGAGATGCACTGAAGGTCGAGTTCAAAGCAAATGCTGAGAAGACTTCTGACAGCACTGCAAAAATTGTGAAACTGAAAAAAGAGTAA